The following are from one region of the Syntrophorhabdus sp. genome:
- a CDS encoding nucleotidyltransferase — MESRYGVRKVGLFGSCVRGRQRKRSDIDILVAFSRDIDLFDFLDLREHLEDRLQSKVDLVMESA, encoded by the coding sequence ATGGAGTCCCGCTATGGTGTCAGGAAGGTGGGGTTGTTCGGGTCCTGCGTCAGGGGGCGGCAGAGGAAAAGAAGCGATATCGATATACTTGTCGCCTTCAGCCGCGACATCGATCTCTTCGATTTTCTTGACCTTCGCGAGCACCTCGAAGACAGGCTGCAGTCGAAGGTTGACCTTGTGATGGAGTCGGCCT
- a CDS encoding lysozyme inhibitor has translation MSFRLIVVAVAVVLLSSLACAEDIGPFHYKCDDGTSFTITFVKAEGESSPMTARLTLPKSKDAIILTNKGGASGIHYANDRYAYDEWHGNVSFRDSSKKRKGKSAQKVSCHEVEK, from the coding sequence ATGTCATTTCGGTTGATCGTTGTTGCCGTCGCTGTTGTCTTGCTGTCCTCTCTCGCTTGCGCGGAGGATATCGGACCTTTCCACTATAAGTGCGATGACGGGACGTCCTTTACCATCACTTTCGTGAAGGCCGAAGGCGAGAGCTCGCCCATGACGGCCCGGCTTACTCTGCCAAAGAGCAAGGATGCCATAATCCTCACCAACAAGGGGGGTGCCAGCGGTATCCACTACGCCAACGATAGATATGCCTACGACGAGTGGCACGGCAATGTGTCCTTCAGGGATTCTTCAAAGAAGCGCAAGGGGAAGAGCGCCCAAAAGGTCTCCTGCCATGAGGTCGAGAAGTAA